Proteins encoded together in one Ipomoea triloba cultivar NCNSP0323 chromosome 4, ASM357664v1 window:
- the LOC116015966 gene encoding uncharacterized protein LOC116015966: MEFEPCVEVGSYFGSGKECEDEDKVASGGSISNRGIHGPMDRFMVKGNASGDETTTIISPQNAKELRKQVCLDIRRFFYENAIPFNVARSPSFVSILRLVGAYGRGFKYPSMYKLRTWILKEEFKTTEGFVNEIKSTWPLTGVSIMFDGWQDVRHRSLINFLVNNPSGKIFLKCVDASEHVKDAKLLFQLLDEVVEEVGEELVVQVITNNASNYRATGWTNSSYASKAYGKEVRKIILKDNNFWPCLIYGIKNTKPLVEVLRLVDADKEPAMDFLYNAMDEVKQKIAKNLGGEEKDYKEIWEIIDDKWDFQMHRHLHAAAYYLNPCCHYSPDFSTHPEIKLGLFHCLDKLIPNRDDMEKADL, translated from the exons ATGGAGTTTGAGCCATGTGTTGAAGTTGGTTCATATTTTGGAAGTGGGAAGGAATGTGAGGATGAAGACAAGGTTGCTTCCGGTGGTTCAATTTCTAATAGAGGTATCCATGGACCTATGGATAGATTTATGGTGAAAGGGAATGCTAGTGGTGATGAAACAACCACTATTATATCACCTCAAAATGCAAAGGAATTACGTAAACAAGTTTGTTTAGATATTAGGAGGTTTTTCTATGAAAATGCAATACCATTCAATGTGGCAAGGAGTCCTTCATTTGTGAGCATACTTCGGTTAGTTGGTGCATATGGTCGGGGATTTAAGTATCCTAGCATGTACAAGCTTAGGACTTGGATTTTGAAGGAAGAATTTAAGACAACGGAAGGATTTGTTAATGAGATTAAGAGTACATGGCCATTAACTGGAGTTTCAATCATGTTTGATGGTTGGCAAGATGTTAGACATCGGAGTCTAATCAATTTCCTTGTTAATAATCCTAGTGgcaaaatatttcttaaatgTGTTGATGCTTCTGAACATGTTAAGGATGCTAAATTGTTGTTTCAGTTGCTTGATGAAGTTGTTGAGGAAGTTGGAGAAGAACTTGTGGTTCAAGTGATCACTAATAATGCAAGCAACTACCGTGCAACAGG GTGGACAAATAGTAGTTATGCAAGCAAAGCTTATGGGAAGGAagttagaaaaataattttgaaggaTAACAACTTTTGGCCTTGTTTGATTTATGGTATCAAGAACACAAAACCATTGGTTGAAGTATTGAGGCTAGTAGATGCAGACAAAGAGCCTGCTATGGATTTTCTTTATAATGCTATGGATGAGGTTAAACAAAAGATAGCAAAAAACTTGGGTGGAGAAGAAAAAGATTACAAGGAGATATGGGAGATCATTGATGACAAATGGGATTTTCAAATGCACCGACATTTGCATGCAGCTGCCTACTATCTAAATCCATGTTGCCATTATTCTCCTGATTTTTCTACACATCCAGAGATCAAGCTTGGCTTATTCCATTGCTTAGACAAGCTCATACCCAATAGAGATGACATGGAGAAAGCCGACCTATAA
- the LOC116015967 gene encoding uncharacterized protein LOC116015967 produces the protein MLDKFEISMPFVEAVTQISSYKKFLKNILGNKKKPKKSAVVDLSRGALTYAVLQHKLPPKLKDPSSFVIPCIIGGFVVGDALCDLGASVSLMPHFLYKRLNLGKPKPITMTLQMADRSIKRPVGVLEDIPVMIDQYFIPEDFVVLDIEEDAKVTIILGRPFLATVGALIDVKREKLVMEVAENKIEFDIFKMAKH, from the coding sequence ATGCTGGATAAGTTCGAgatctccatgccttttgttgaagcTGTGACTCAGATTTCATCGTACAaaaagttcttgaagaacattCTAGGCAACAAGAAGAAGCCAAAGAAGAGTGCAGTGGTGGATCTAAGCAGGGGAGCATTGACTTATGCAGTTCTTCAACATAAATTGCCTCCTAAGCTAAAGGATCCAAGTAGCTTTGTCATTCCTTGCATCATTGGTGGGTTTGTAGTGGGTGATGCTTTGTGTGATCTAGGGGCGAGTGTTAGTCTTATGCCCCACTTTCTTTACAAGAGACTCAACCTTGGTAAACCAAAGCCTATTACTATGACTCTTCAGATGGCAGATCGTTCCATAAAGCGGCCGGTGGGAGTTCTTGAAGATATCCCGGTGATGATTGATCAATACTTTATACCAGAGGATTTTGTTGTTCTTGACATAGAGGAGGATGCCAAGGTTACCATTATACTTGGTAGGCCTTTTCTAGCTACTGTTGGAGCACTTATTGATGTGAAGAGAGAAAAACTTGTAATGGAAGTAGCTGAGAACAAGATTGAGTTTGATATATTCAAGATGGCAAAACACTAG